One Streptomyces lincolnensis genomic region harbors:
- a CDS encoding glycosyltransferase, with protein MTHEYTVPGELGEPVVETAEVAEPGAVTIVVPTFNESANIRQLLRQITESVPSRLPCEVVFVDDSTDDTPQVIHEAAKDCPFPVTVLHRDEPVGGLGGAVVEGMKAATSEWIVVMDGDCQHPPSLVPELVATGERSNAGLVVASRYIKGGSRAGLAGSYRVAVSRGATWLTKALFPRRLHGISDPMSGFFAIRRSAVTAEVLQPLGYKILLELAVRSRPRGVTEIPFVFQDRFAGESKSSAQEGLRFLRHLAGLRTASPVARMVGFGLIGVTGFVPNLLALWMLTRAGLHYVPAEIIANQFGVAWNFLLIEHLLFRDRRRHRRLWDRIGRFGLLANADLVLRIPLIALFVHRLGMGALSATALALVTTFVLRFVGTEALVYLPRRGRGSGTAARRAV; from the coding sequence ATGACCCACGAGTACACGGTGCCCGGAGAGCTGGGCGAACCGGTCGTAGAGACCGCCGAAGTAGCGGAGCCCGGGGCCGTCACGATCGTCGTGCCGACCTTCAACGAGTCCGCCAACATCCGCCAACTGCTGCGCCAGATCACCGAGTCGGTGCCCTCGCGGCTGCCCTGTGAGGTCGTCTTCGTGGACGACTCCACCGACGACACCCCCCAGGTCATCCACGAGGCCGCCAAGGACTGCCCGTTCCCGGTGACCGTGCTGCACCGGGACGAGCCGGTCGGCGGGCTCGGCGGCGCGGTCGTCGAGGGCATGAAGGCGGCCACCTCGGAGTGGATCGTCGTCATGGACGGCGACTGCCAGCACCCGCCGTCCCTGGTACCGGAGTTGGTCGCCACCGGTGAACGCTCCAACGCCGGGCTCGTCGTCGCCTCCCGCTACATCAAGGGCGGCAGCCGGGCCGGGCTCGCGGGCAGCTACCGCGTCGCCGTCTCGCGCGGGGCGACCTGGCTGACCAAGGCGCTCTTCCCGCGCCGGCTGCATGGCATCAGCGACCCGATGAGCGGCTTCTTCGCGATCCGCCGCAGCGCCGTCACCGCCGAGGTGCTCCAGCCGCTCGGCTACAAGATCCTCCTCGAACTCGCCGTCCGCAGCCGTCCGCGCGGGGTGACCGAGATCCCGTTCGTCTTCCAGGACCGGTTCGCGGGCGAGTCCAAGTCGAGCGCGCAGGAGGGCCTGCGCTTCCTGCGCCATCTGGCCGGGCTGCGCACCGCCTCGCCGGTGGCCCGCATGGTCGGCTTCGGGCTGATCGGCGTGACCGGCTTCGTGCCGAACCTGCTCGCGCTGTGGATGCTGACCAGGGCCGGCCTGCACTACGTGCCCGCCGAGATCATCGCCAACCAGTTCGGTGTGGCCTGGAACTTCCTGCTCATCGAACATCTGCTGTTCCGCGACCGGCGCCGACACCGGCGCCTGTGGGACCGCATCGGCCGGTTCGGGTTGCTCGCCAACGCCGATCTCGTGCTGCGGATCCCGCTGATCGCGCTGTTCGTCCACCGGCTCGGGATGGGCGCGCTCTCCGCGACCGCGCTCGCCCTGGTGACGACCTTCGTCCTGCGCTTCGTGGGGACCGAGGCGTTGGTCTACCTCCCGCGCAGGGGGCGTGGGAGTGGTACCGCAGCAAGGAGAGCAGTGTGA